Within Actinomycetota bacterium, the genomic segment AACGCGTCGCGGAAGTCGAGCGTGAGGTGCTCGATCCCGAGGCGGTCGCACACCTGCCGGGCCGCGCGCGCGGCGTCACGGCCGCAGCACGCGCTCTCGTCGGGCAGCAGGCGCATCGTCACGCCGGTGACCTCGTGGCCTTGCTCCACCAGCAGCGCGGCCGCCACGGAGGAGTCCACGCCTCCGCTCATCGCCGCCCAGACGCGGGCCACGGAGAGCCTACGCCTCCACCTCGCAGGTCTCGCCCGTTTCGGGCTCGACCGCGTGCGGATCGAAGTCCGGGTCGTCGTGCGCCAGACCGCCCGAGATCGGCTCGCGGCCGTGCTTGACGAGGTAGTCGTCGACGGCAGCCTTCAGGCCGTCGGTCGCCAGCACCGAGCAGTGCATCTTGGCGGCCGGCAGGCCGCCGAGCGCCTCGGCCACGTCCATCTTGCTGATCGCCACGGCCTCCTCGAGCGTCATCCCTCGGGCCATGTCGGTGACGATCGAACTCGTGGCGATGGCGGCGCCGCACCCGAGCGTCTGGAACGCGATGTCCGAGACGCGGTCGTCGTCGACCTTGATGGTGATCTTCATGACGTCGCCGCAGACGGGGTTGCCCACCTCGCCCGTGCCGTCGGCGTCCTCGAGCACGCCGACGTTGTGCGGGTTCTGGAAGTGCTGCATGACGAGGTCGGTGTACACCTTGGGCCTCCTAGGCGCTGTTGCCGAACATCTTCGCGTACACGGGTGACATCTGCCGCAGGGTCGCCGCGATCGGCGGCAGGGACTCCAGGAAGTAGTCCACGTCCTCGTCGGTGGTGAAGCGGCCGACGGTCACGCGCAGCGAGCCGTGCGCGATCTCGGGTGCGCAGCCGATCGACAGCAGGACGTGGCTCGGCTCGAGCGAGCCGGAACTGCACGCCGAGCCTGTGGACACCGAGATGCCGAGCGCGTCGAGCCTCAGCAGCATCGCCTCGCCCTCGCAACCCTTCACGATGAGGTTCGCGATGTGCGGGAGCCTGCGCTCGCGGTCGCCGTTGAGCTGGGTGTTCTCGAGCGCCAACACGCCGTCGATGATGCGGTCGCGCAGGGCCGCGAGGCGCGGGCCTTCCGTGGGGCGCTCCTCGTCCATGATGCGCAGCGCCTCGGCGAAGCCCGCCGCGCCGGGGACGTTCTGGGTGCCGGAGCGCTTCTTGAACTCCTGGCCGCCGCCGAGCATCTGCGGCGCGAACCGTGTGCCGCGCTTGAGGTACAGCGCGCCGATGCCCTTCGGCCCGTAGATCTTGTGCGCGCTGAACGTGGCGGCGTCGACGCCCAGCGCGCGCACGTCGAAGTCGACCTTGCCGAGCGTCTGAGCGGCGTCCGTGTGGAAGAGCGCGCCGCGGGCGTGCGCCGTGGCGGCGAGCTCGGCGATGGGCTGGAGCGTGCCGATCTCGTTGTTGCCGTGCATGACCGAGACGAGCGCGGTGTCGTCGCGCAGGACGGCGGAGAGGTCCTCGGGGCGGATGATGCCGTCCTCGCGCGGCTTCACGACCGTGAGCTCGAACCCGTGCTTGGCGAGCCACTCGGCCGGATGCAGCACCGCGTGGTGCTCGAACGCCGACACGACGATATGCCGGCGCTTGCCGTCGGCGGCGGCCGTGAGGCCGATCAGCGCGGCGTTGTCCGACTCGGTCCCGCCGCCGGTGAAGATGAGCTCGTTGGGGCTGTCGGTGTTGATCGACGCGGCCATGCTCTCGCGTGCGGCCTCGAGCGCGCGGCTCGCGTCGCGCCCGAGCGCGTAGAGAGAGTTGGGGTTGCCGTACCGCTCAGTGAAGTACGGCAGCATCGCGTCGACGACGCGCTGGTCGGTCGGGGTGGTGGCCGCGTAGTCCAGGTAGACGCTGCGAGGGGCTGTGGTGTCGTCGGGGGCCATGGGGATCACGCTCCGGTCGTAGGTGCTGACGCCGCGCGCGCGGCGGTGCTGTCGAGGGCGGCCTGCTCCGAGGCGAGGTCCGCGAGGGTGGCCGAGCCGAGCACGTCCTTGAGCGCGCGCGAGGCACGGTCCCAGACGCCGCCGGCCGCGCAGATGCCGGTGCGCACGCACGCGTCGCCGCGCAACGACTCGCAGACCGTGGGGCGCAGCGGGCCCTCGACGGCCTCGACGACCTCGAGCACGGTCACCGCAGCTGCGGGCCGACTGAGGACGAAGCCGCCGCGTGCGCCGCGGACCGCGTCCACGATGCCGGCGCGGCGCA encodes:
- a CDS encoding cysteine desulfurase; translated protein: MAPDDTTAPRSVYLDYAATTPTDQRVVDAMLPYFTERYGNPNSLYALGRDASRALEAARESMAASINTDSPNELIFTGGGTESDNAALIGLTAAADGKRRHIVVSAFEHHAVLHPAEWLAKHGFELTVVKPREDGIIRPEDLSAVLRDDTALVSVMHGNNEIGTLQPIAELAATAHARGALFHTDAAQTLGKVDFDVRALGVDAATFSAHKIYGPKGIGALYLKRGTRFAPQMLGGGQEFKKRSGTQNVPGAAGFAEALRIMDEERPTEGPRLAALRDRIIDGVLALENTQLNGDRERRLPHIANLIVKGCEGEAMLLRLDALGISVSTGSACSSGSLEPSHVLLSIGCAPEIAHGSLRVTVGRFTTDEDVDYFLESLPPIAATLRQMSPVYAKMFGNSA
- a CDS encoding iron-sulfur cluster assembly scaffold protein; protein product: MYTDLVMQHFQNPHNVGVLEDADGTGEVGNPVCGDVMKITIKVDDDRVSDIAFQTLGCGAAIATSSIVTDMARGMTLEEAVAISKMDVAEALGGLPAAKMHCSVLATDGLKAAVDDYLVKHGREPISGGLAHDDPDFDPHAVEPETGETCEVEA